TCGTACGAGGAGCTCGCGCAGCTCGCCGAGACGCTGGGCTAGGCCCCGGAGCGCGGCGACCGCGCGACGGCCGCCCGCAGACGGCACGACGAAGGCCCCCGCCGGGAACGGCGGGGGCCTTCGCTGTCGGGCGGGGGCGTCGACCGGGATCAGACGGTGGTGACGACCTCGTCGTAGGCCAGGCGCGGGCTGCGCGGGAACCAGGCGTCCTCGCCCGGCTTGCCGATGTTGACCACGGCCAGCACCGAGTGCTCGCCGTTGCCGAAGAACTCCTTGTTGAGGCCCTCGGCGTCGTAGCCGGTCATCGGGCCGGCGGCCAGGCCGGCGGCGCGGACGCCGATGATGAAGTAGGCGGCCTGCAGGGCGCCGTTCAGGGTGGCGGAGGCCTCGCGGACCGGGCGCTCGGAGAAGAACATGTCCTTCGCCTGCGGGAAGTGCGGCAGCTGGGTGGGGAGTTCCTCGTGGAACTCGTTGTCGGCGGCCAGGATGGCGACCAGCGGCGCGGCGGAGGTCTTGGCCTTGTTGCCGTCGGCCATGTGCTGCACGAGGCGGGCGCGGCCCTCCTCGGAGCGGACCAGGACGATGCGCAGCGGCTGCTGGTTGAAGGCGGTCGGGCCGAACTTCACCAGCTCGTAGATGGCCTGGATCTGCTCGTCGCTGACCGGCTCGTCCGAGAAGGTGTTGGCGGTGCGGGCCTCGCGGAAGAGCAGGTCCTGGGCGGCGGCGTCGAGTGCCAGGGTCATGGTCTGTGTCCTACCTCAAAGCTGGGGACCGGGGTTCGATCGGCGGCCTGGGTGCCGCACGATCAGGTCCAACTTCGATGAAACTTAAACCATTCCCGGAGGGGGGTGTGACGTGCGGCACATCCGGCCCCGGGTCACTCCCCGGCGGGCTCCTCGGCGGCCATCGCCGCGTCCAGCCGGGCCCGGGCGCCGTCCAGCCAGCGCTGGCAGACCTTCGCCAGCTCCTCGCCGCGCTCCCACAGCGCCAGCGACTCCTCCAGCGTCGTCCCGCCGGTCTCCAACTGCCGCACCACCTGGAGCAGTTCGTCCCGCGCCTGCTCGTAGCCGAGCGACTCCCGCGGACCCGCTCCCCGCTGCCCCTGCTGATCTGCCATACCGCCCAGGGTAGGCGCCCGCCCCGACAAACCCGTTGCGCCCCGCCCCGCGCCCCGCCCTACCCTGCGGTCCATGAGCACCCCACGCCCGGCCGTCCCCGCGGACGCGGAAGAACTGGTCGAACTCCGCACGCTGATGTTCGAGGCCATGCACGGGGAGGCCCGCCCCGGCCCCTGGCAGCGCACCGCCGCCGACCTGCTGGTCCGCCGGCTCGCCGAGCCGGAGCGCACGCTGCAGGCGTACGTGGTCGACGACCCGGAGCGCCCCGGCCGGCTGCTCGGCTGCGCCGTCGGCACCCTGGAGCGGCGGCTGCCCGCCCCCGGCCACCCCGACGGCCTGTTCGGCTTCGTCTTCGGCATCTGCACCCGCCCCGAGCGGCGCGGCCGCGGCCACGCCCGGGCCTGCACCGAGGCCCTGCTCGCCTGGTTCGACGCGCGCGGCGCCACCCGGGTCGACCTGCACGCCACCGAGGACGGCCAGGCGCTCTACCGCAGCCTCGGCTTCCAGGAGCACTCCACGCCGCTCTCCCGGCAGCGCCCGCCCGCCGGCTGACCGGCCGGGCCCGTCCCCGCCCCGACCGTCCGCCCCGTCCCCGCCCCGACCGTCCGGCGCGGCCCCACCGCGCGCCGGACCGGCGCCGGCGCCTCCGGGGCCAGGGTGCGCCGCAGGTTCAGCCGGGCCCGGTAGGTCAGCGTCTTCACCGCGCCCACCCGCAGCCCGATCCGGTCGGCGATCTCCACCGAGCTCAGCCCGTCCCAGTAGCGCAGCCGCAGCACCGAGCGCTGGCGCTCGTTCAGCGCCGACAGCGCCGCGCCCACCCGCTCCGCCTCGGCCGCCGCGATCACCGACTCCTCCACCCGCACCCCGGAATCGTGGTCGGCGACCGCCGCCACCGCCGACTCCCGGCGGGTGGAACGCCGTTTCTCGTGGTCCAGCAGCACATTGCGGGCGATGGTGAACATCCACGCGCCGAGATCCGTGCCCGTCCAGTGGAAACCGCGAATTCCCGCCATGGCGCGGACGAATGTGTCCTGGGCCAGGTCCTCGGCCAGCGGCCGGCTCCCGGTGCGGCGCAGCAGGAACGCCAGCACCGCCCCGTGGTAGCAGCGGTAGATGTCCGCCCAGGCTTCGCGGTTCCCCGACTTGGCGGCTTCGATCAGCGCGGGCGTCACCGCCGGTCTGTCCGACGGGGAGACGTCCATGCCAAACCTCCGGAAATTGCCGGAAAAGGGAAGGCCCGTCACACTATGACCGGCTCCGACCCGGTGCAAGCAGTTCACGGGAAAGCGGCGGGCATTCCCGTGAATTCCCGCGCGGAGGGGGGCTCGCGGGCAATTCCGCGAGCCGGTGCCGGACCGCCGACGGACGGTCAGCCCTCGCCGAGGTCCGCCCGCACCCCGAACGACCCGCCCGCCACCCGGGCCCGCAGCGCCTCCCCGTCCGCGGCCTGCGCCGGGTCGGTCAGCACCGTGCCGTCCGCCTTCTGCAGCACCGCGTAGCCGCGCTCCAGGGTGGCCAGCGGCGACAGCGCCACCACCCGGGCCAGCGCGTGCCCCAGGTCGGTCTGCGCGTGGTCCAGCCGGTGGCCGACCACCCGCCGGGCCCGCTCCACCAGCGCCGCCACCTCCGCGCCGCGGGCCGTCACCGCCTCGGCCGGCGCCGCCAGCGCCGGCCGGCTGCGCACCGCGGCCAGCCCCGCCGACTCCCGCTCCACCCGGTGCAGCACGGCCCGCCGCGCCTGGTCCCGCGCCTGCCGCACCCGGGCCAGCTCCTCGCCCACGTCCGGCACGACCCGCTTGGCCGCGTCGGTCGGCGTGGACGCCCGGAAGTCCGCGACGAAGTCCAGCAGCGGCTGGTCCGGCTCGTGCCCGATCGCGCTCACCACCGGCGTCCGGGCCGCCGCCACCGTCCGCACCAACTCCTCGTCGGAGAACGGCAGCAGGTCCTCCACGCTGCCGCCGCCGCGGGCCACCACGATCACCTCGACCTCCGGCAGCGCGTCCAGCTCCCGCACCGCCGCGCACACCCGGCCCACCGCCTGCGGGCCCTGCACCGGCACGTTGCGCACCTCGAAGCGCACCGCGGGCCAGCGCCGCCGGGCGTTCTCCAGCACGTCCCGCTCGGCCGCCGAGCCCCGGCCGGTCACCAGGCCCACGCAGCCCGGCAGGAACGGCAGCCGCTTCTTCCGGGCGTCCTCGAACAGGCCCTCGGCGAACAGCCGCCGCTTCAACTGCTCCAGCCGGGCCAGCAGTTCGCCCAGCCCGACCAGCCGCAGCTCGGAGGCCCGCAGCGAGAGCGCGCCGCGCGCCGCGTACCACTCCGGCTTCGCCCGGACGATCACCCGGGCGCCCTCCTGGACGGCGTCCGCGACCTGCTCGAACACCTGCCGGAAGCAGGTCACCGTCAACGAGACGTCCCGGTCCGGGTCGCGCAGCGTCAGGAACACCATCCCCGCCCCCGGCCGCCGGTTCAGCTGCGCGATCTGCCCCTCCACCCACACCTCGCCCAGCCGGTCGACCCACCCGCCGATCAACGCCGAGACCTTCCCCACCGGCAGGGGCGCTTCCGGACTGCTCGCATTGGCCATCCCCCGAGGCTAGCCGCCCTCGGCGACACCCCGCCCGCGCTGCGCGAACAGCACCACCAGCCCCACCGCCAGCCACACCGCGCCGACGACCTGCGCGGTGTGCGCGGCCTCCACCACCACCGCCACCAGCACCGCGACGCCCAGCAGCGGCACCACCGCGTGCCGCAGCCAGTCCCGCGAGCCGCCGCGCACCACGTACCAGCCCACCACCGAGGCGTGCAGCAGGACGAACGCGGTCAGCGCGCCGACGTTGACCACCGAGGTCAGCTGGTCGAGGCCGTCGTCCCGGCGGGCCGCCCAGACCGCCGCCACCAGCGTGATCACCGCCGCGGTCAGCAGCGCCCGCCGGGGCACCGCCGTCCGCCCGTCGACCACGCCCAGCGCCCGCGGCAGCCGCCCCTCCCGGCCCATCGCGAAGACCAGCCGCCCGGCCGCCGCCTGCCCGGCCAGCGCCGCGAACGCCGCCCCGATCGCCTTGGACGCCGCGATCAGCACGTGCAGCCAGTGCCCGACGGCGGACTCCACGGTGTCGTAGAACGCCGAGCCCTGCGCCTGCGGGTCGGCCGCCAGCTGCTGCGGCGTCGTCGGCTCCAGCACCGCCGCCAGGTAGGTCTGCACCACGAACAGCAGCCCGGCCAGCGCCAGGCACCACAGCACCGCCCGGGCCACCGCCGCCGACGCGCCGACCGCCTCCTCGACGAACGAGGCGATCGCGTCGAAGCCGAGGTAGGAGAGCACCGCCACCGACACCGCCGACAGCACCGCCGTCAACGAGAAGGCGCCGACGCCCCCGAACGGGGAGCCCCAGTCCCGGGCCGCGCCGTCCCGGGCCAGCACCACCACCGCCGCCACCACGAACACCGCCAGCACCACCACCTCCATCGCCAGCACCGCGAACCCCACCACCGCCGCCGTCCGCACCCCGACCAGGTTCAGCGCGGTGGTGACCAGCACCGCCAGCACCGTCCACACCCAGCGCGACACGTCCGGCACCAGCGAGTTCAGCGCGATCCCGGAGAACAGGTACGCCACCGCCGGGATCAGCAGGTAGTCGAGCATCGCCATCCACCCGGCGACGAACCCCGGCCCCTCGCCCAGCCCGGCCCGCGCGTACGCGAACACCGACCCGGCCCGCGGCACCGCCCGCACCATCTCGGCGTACGACAGCGCGGTGAACCCCATCGCCACCGTCGCCACCAGGTACACCGCCGCCACCGCGCCGTGGCTCTTCGCGTCCAGCACGCCGAACACGCCCACCGGCGCCATCGGGGCGATGAACAGCAGCCCGTACACCATCAGATCCCGCACCCCGAGGGTGCGCCGCAGCTCAGCCGTCCGTACCTGTGTGCTCACCCTGGCCATTCCACCCGATCGGGCCCGGCCGCACCCGCCCCGGCCGCGGCGACGCGCGCGAGGGCCCGCGGGACTCGCCCGTACGATGGAGCCATGTCGACCACCGCCCAGCGCCGTGTCCTGCTCGCCGCCCCCCGGGGTTACTGCGCGGGCGTCGACCGCGCCGTGATCGCCGTGGAGAAGGCCCTGGAGCAGTACGGGGCGCCGATCTACGTCCGCAAGCAGATCGTCCACAACAAGTACGTCGTGCAGACCCTGGAGAAGCAGGGCGCGATCTTCGTCGACGAGACGGAGGAGGTGCCCGAGGGCTCGATCGTGGTCTTCTCCGCGCACGGCGTCGCCCCGTCCGTGCACGACGAGGCCGAGGCCGGCCGGCTCGCCACCATCGACGCGACCTGCCCGCTGGTCACCAAGGTGCACAAGGAGGCCCGCCGGTTCGCCGACGAGGACTACGACATCCTGCTGATCGGCCACGAGGGCCACGAGGAGGTCGTCGGCACCATGGGCGAGGCCCCCGAGCGGATCCACCTGGTGGACGGCGCCGAGGACGTCGCCACCATCGAGGTCCGCGACGAGTCCAAGCTGGTCTGGCTCTCCCAGACCACCCTCTCGGTGGACGAGACCATGGAGACCGTCGGCGCCCTCAAGCAGCGCTTCCCGCTGCTGGTCTCCCCGCCCAGCGACGACATCTGCTACGCCACCCAGAACCGCCAGGTCGCCGTCAAGCAGCTCGCCCCCGAGGCCGACCTGCTGATCGTGGTCGGCTCCAAGAACTCCTCCAACTCGGTCCGGCTGGTCGAGGTCGGCCTCGAGTACGGCGCCAAGGCCGCCCACCTGGTCGACTTCGCCGAGGAGATCGACCCGGCCTGGCTGGAGGGCGTCACCACGGTCGGCCTGACCAGCGGCGCCTCCGTGCCGGAGATCCTGGTCGAGGGCGTGCTCGAACTCCTCGCCGCGCACGGCTTCCAGGACGTCCAGATCGTCAGGACCGCCGAGGAGCACCTCACCTTCTCGCTCCCCAAGGAGCTCCGCCGCGACCTGCGCGCCGAGGCCGCCGGCAAGCTCTGACCCGCCCCGCCCGCCGCCCGGTCCCGCCCGGTCCCGCCCGCCGGGGCCGGGCGCCGTCCGTCCGAACGGGCTGCGCCCGCCCCCGTCCCCCCGTACGTTGGTGCGAGGACCGGCGGGCAGCGGACGCCCCCGGGGGTACGGGAGGCGACGGCAGTGACGACGGTCTTCGGCGTGGACATCGGCGGCTCGGGCATCAAGGGCGCACCGGTCGACCTGGACAAGGGCGTGCTCGCCCAGGAGCGGCACAAGGTGCTCACCCCGCACCCCTCCGGCCCGGACGAGGTGATCGGCGCGGTCTGCGAGGTCGTCCGGCACTTCGACCACCGCGGACCGGTCGGACTGACCTTCCCGGGCGTGGTCGTCGACGGGCACACCAGGACCGCGGCCAACGTCGACAAGGGCTGGATCGGCCTGGACGCCGAGGCCCGGTTCAGCGACGCGCTCGGCCTGCCCGCCACCGTCGTCAACGACGCCGACGCGGCCGGCATCGCCGAGGTCACCCACGGCGCCGGACGCGGCCGGGCCGGCGTCGTCCTGCTGCTCACCCTCGGCACCGGCATCGGCAGCGCCCTGTTCTCCGACGGCGTGCTCGTCCCCAACACCGAACTCGGCCACCTCGAACTGCGCGGCAAGGACGCCGAACGGCGGGCCTCCTCCGCCGCGAAGGAGCGCCACGACCTCAGCTGGCCGCAGTGGGCCGAGCGGGTCGACGAGTACCTCGACCTGGTCGAGATGCTGTTCTCCCCGCAGCTGGTCATCATCGGCGGCGGCGTCAGCCGCAAGCACGAGAAGTTCCTGCCGCTGCTCAAGGACCGCCGCGCCGAGATCGTCCCGGCCGGGCTGCGCAACGACGCGGGCATCGTCGGCGCGGCGATGGCGGCCGCCCGCCGGCCCACCGTGCCCGCCGCCCAGCCCCCGGTCGGCGACTGACCCGGCCGCCCGACGCGGACCCGCCGGGACCGGACCGGCCCTAGCGGGCCCGGCGTCGGCGGCGCTGGGCCAGGTGACGCGCGGTGACGATCGCGGCGGCCAGGGCGGTGCCGGCGAACAGCCAGCCCGCCCGCAGCGCCAGCCCGCCGGCCAGCGCCACCACCTCGCCGGTGACGCCCTGCGCCGGGCCCGGCTGGAGCACCACCAGCGCCGCCGCGAAGGCGATCGGCCCGCAGATCGGCGCCGCCGGCAGGTCCGAGTACCGCACCCGCACGGCCAGCTGGAAGCACACCACCAGATAGCCGAGCCCGAACAGCACCCCGAGTCCGCCGAACAGCAGCCGGTCCACCCCGGCGGACACCAGCGTCCCCGCCACCGCCGCGACCCCGGTGCCCACCGCCGTCAGCCGGGCCGGACGCCCGCTCCCGCCGCGCCGCCGACGCGCCGCCAGCAGCCGCTGCGCCGCGCGCTTCACCGCCTGCGGGCCGGTGGTCCGGGTGCCGGACGCCGACCGCAGCCGGGACTCGGGGGGGCCACTCTGCCCCGGAACGGCGGCCTCGCCGGCGCCGCGCCCGGGCGGTCGCCTTCTCGGCCCTGGCGGCTGGGTACGGGTGCTCTGCTCCACCCGACCAACGTACGGTCCGATCATCGACACCGTGTGTAATGCCACCCCGGCAATTGTCCGTGTCCGGCCGGTGCGCGCCCCACCCGCGCTGCCCGGCCCTCCCCGTGCGCCCCGTAGACTGGGGGATCGGCCCGCACCGGGCCACCTCGACGCCCTCCAAGCCCCGGGACACCACTCTCCATGTCGCTCACGATCGGAATCGTCGGCCTGCCGAACGTCGGCAAGTCGACCCTGTTCAACGCCCTGACCAAGAACGACGTGCTGGCGGCCAACTACCCGTTCGCCACCATCGAGCCGAACGTCGGCGTCGTCGGTGTCCCCGACCCGCGGCTGGGCAAGCTCGCCGAGATCTTCGGCTCGCAGCGCGTCCTCCCGGCGACCGTCGACTTCGTCGACATCGCCGGCATCGTCCGCGGCGCCAGCGAGGGCGAGGGCCTGGGCAACAAGTTCCTCGCCAACATCCGCGAGGCCAACGCGATCTGCCAGGTCGTCCGGGCCTTCACCGACCCC
The window above is part of the Kitasatospora sp. NA04385 genome. Proteins encoded here:
- a CDS encoding malonic semialdehyde reductase, encoding MTLALDAAAQDLLFREARTANTFSDEPVSDEQIQAIYELVKFGPTAFNQQPLRIVLVRSEEGRARLVQHMADGNKAKTSAAPLVAILAADNEFHEELPTQLPHFPQAKDMFFSERPVREASATLNGALQAAYFIIGVRAAGLAAGPMTGYDAEGLNKEFFGNGEHSVLAVVNIGKPGEDAWFPRSPRLAYDEVVTTV
- a CDS encoding 4-hydroxy-3-methylbut-2-enyl diphosphate reductase, with translation MSTTAQRRVLLAAPRGYCAGVDRAVIAVEKALEQYGAPIYVRKQIVHNKYVVQTLEKQGAIFVDETEEVPEGSIVVFSAHGVAPSVHDEAEAGRLATIDATCPLVTKVHKEARRFADEDYDILLIGHEGHEEVVGTMGEAPERIHLVDGAEDVATIEVRDESKLVWLSQTTLSVDETMETVGALKQRFPLLVSPPSDDICYATQNRQVAVKQLAPEADLLIVVGSKNSSNSVRLVEVGLEYGAKAAHLVDFAEEIDPAWLEGVTTVGLTSGASVPEILVEGVLELLAAHGFQDVQIVRTAEEHLTFSLPKELRRDLRAEAAGKL
- the ppgK gene encoding polyphosphate--glucose phosphotransferase, whose product is MTTVFGVDIGGSGIKGAPVDLDKGVLAQERHKVLTPHPSGPDEVIGAVCEVVRHFDHRGPVGLTFPGVVVDGHTRTAANVDKGWIGLDAEARFSDALGLPATVVNDADAAGIAEVTHGAGRGRAGVVLLLTLGTGIGSALFSDGVLVPNTELGHLELRGKDAERRASSAAKERHDLSWPQWAERVDEYLDLVEMLFSPQLVIIGGGVSRKHEKFLPLLKDRRAEIVPAGLRNDAGIVGAAMAAARRPTVPAAQPPVGD
- a CDS encoding exodeoxyribonuclease VII small subunit; amino-acid sequence: MADQQGQRGAGPRESLGYEQARDELLQVVRQLETGGTTLEESLALWERGEELAKVCQRWLDGARARLDAAMAAEEPAGE
- a CDS encoding GNAT family N-acetyltransferase, with amino-acid sequence MSTPRPAVPADAEELVELRTLMFEAMHGEARPGPWQRTAADLLVRRLAEPERTLQAYVVDDPERPGRLLGCAVGTLERRLPAPGHPDGLFGFVFGICTRPERRGRGHARACTEALLAWFDARGATRVDLHATEDGQALYRSLGFQEHSTPLSRQRPPAG
- a CDS encoding DUF6542 domain-containing protein, translating into MKRAAQRLLAARRRRGGSGRPARLTAVGTGVAAVAGTLVSAGVDRLLFGGLGVLFGLGYLVVCFQLAVRVRYSDLPAAPICGPIAFAAALVVLQPGPAQGVTGEVVALAGGLALRAGWLFAGTALAAAIVTARHLAQRRRRRAR
- the xseA gene encoding exodeoxyribonuclease VII large subunit codes for the protein MANASSPEAPLPVGKVSALIGGWVDRLGEVWVEGQIAQLNRRPGAGMVFLTLRDPDRDVSLTVTCFRQVFEQVADAVQEGARVIVRAKPEWYAARGALSLRASELRLVGLGELLARLEQLKRRLFAEGLFEDARKKRLPFLPGCVGLVTGRGSAAERDVLENARRRWPAVRFEVRNVPVQGPQAVGRVCAAVRELDALPEVEVIVVARGGGSVEDLLPFSDEELVRTVAAARTPVVSAIGHEPDQPLLDFVADFRASTPTDAAKRVVPDVGEELARVRQARDQARRAVLHRVERESAGLAAVRSRPALAAPAEAVTARGAEVAALVERARRVVGHRLDHAQTDLGHALARVVALSPLATLERGYAVLQKADGTVLTDPAQAADGEALRARVAGGSFGVRADLGEG
- a CDS encoding APC family permease; translated protein: MARVSTQVRTAELRRTLGVRDLMVYGLLFIAPMAPVGVFGVLDAKSHGAVAAVYLVATVAMGFTALSYAEMVRAVPRAGSVFAYARAGLGEGPGFVAGWMAMLDYLLIPAVAYLFSGIALNSLVPDVSRWVWTVLAVLVTTALNLVGVRTAAVVGFAVLAMEVVVLAVFVVAAVVVLARDGAARDWGSPFGGVGAFSLTAVLSAVSVAVLSYLGFDAIASFVEEAVGASAAVARAVLWCLALAGLLFVVQTYLAAVLEPTTPQQLAADPQAQGSAFYDTVESAVGHWLHVLIAASKAIGAAFAALAGQAAAGRLVFAMGREGRLPRALGVVDGRTAVPRRALLTAAVITLVAAVWAARRDDGLDQLTSVVNVGALTAFVLLHASVVGWYVVRGGSRDWLRHAVVPLLGVAVLVAVVVEAAHTAQVVGAVWLAVGLVVLFAQRGRGVAEGG
- a CDS encoding RNA polymerase sigma factor is translated as MDVSPSDRPAVTPALIEAAKSGNREAWADIYRCYHGAVLAFLLRRTGSRPLAEDLAQDTFVRAMAGIRGFHWTGTDLGAWMFTIARNVLLDHEKRRSTRRESAVAAVADHDSGVRVEESVIAAAEAERVGAALSALNERQRSVLRLRYWDGLSSVEIADRIGLRVGAVKTLTYRARLNLRRTLAPEAPAPVRRAVGPRRTVGAGTGRTVGAGTGPAGQPAGGRCRESGVECSWKPRLR